In a genomic window of Sphingomonas koreensis:
- a CDS encoding LacI family DNA-binding transcriptional regulator — MAEATIRDVARRAQVSIASVSRALNGLGNVRQETRDRVMAAAAELGYVPHAGARSLSLARAHAVGVVLPDLHGEFFSEFVRGMDREASRRGYVLLLSNIHDESEQAANALRAMRGRVDGLIVMAPHLSAGMLQSALPPTLPSLFINGPEEIDDRPTIRLDNVAAMEAMVAHLVAGGRKRIVHIAGPDGNVDARERVEGYRAAMARHAPGIEPVVLAGDFSEEAGEAAAHAIRANGIACDAVFAANDMMAIGCLQALRNGGADVPGEIAVAGFDDVPLARYLGLTTVRVRIAEMGARAIERLIDILEGGPADQRAERHDAELVVRGTTAARD, encoded by the coding sequence ATGGCCGAGGCGACGATCCGCGATGTGGCACGCCGGGCGCAGGTATCGATCGCTTCGGTATCGCGCGCATTGAACGGGCTCGGCAATGTCCGCCAGGAAACGCGCGACCGCGTCATGGCCGCGGCAGCCGAGCTGGGCTACGTCCCGCACGCCGGCGCGCGCAGCCTGAGCCTCGCCCGCGCCCACGCTGTCGGCGTCGTGCTGCCCGACCTGCACGGCGAGTTCTTCAGCGAGTTCGTGCGCGGCATGGATCGCGAAGCGAGCCGCCGCGGCTATGTGCTGCTGCTGTCCAACATCCATGACGAGAGCGAACAGGCTGCCAACGCGCTGCGTGCGATGCGCGGGCGCGTCGACGGGCTGATCGTGATGGCGCCGCACCTTTCCGCCGGGATGCTCCAGTCGGCGCTGCCCCCGACCCTGCCGTCGCTGTTCATCAACGGCCCGGAGGAGATCGACGACCGCCCCACGATACGGCTCGACAATGTCGCGGCGATGGAGGCGATGGTCGCGCATCTGGTTGCCGGTGGCCGCAAGCGGATCGTCCACATCGCCGGACCCGACGGCAATGTCGATGCGCGCGAACGCGTCGAGGGCTATCGCGCAGCCATGGCCCGCCATGCGCCGGGGATCGAACCGGTCGTGCTGGCGGGCGACTTTTCCGAGGAAGCGGGTGAAGCTGCAGCCCATGCGATCCGCGCCAACGGTATCGCGTGCGATGCCGTGTTCGCCGCCAACGACATGATGGCGATCGGCTGCCTTCAGGCGCTGCGCAACGGCGGGGCCGACGTCCCCGGCGAGATCGCCGTGGCGGGCTTCGACGACGTGCCGCTGGCCCGCTATCTCGGCCTCACCACGGTGCGCGTGCGGATCGCCGAGATGGGCGCGCGCGCGATCGAGCGGCTGATCGATATTCTCGAAGGCGGACCGGCGGATCAGCGCGCCGAACGCCACGACGCCGAACTGGTGGTGCGCGGCACCACCGCGGCGCGCGACTGA
- a CDS encoding glycoside hydrolase family 3 N-terminal domain-containing protein, which translates to MLDTRISRRGALMGAGAIAAWLHSPAHALLSQAATVEVPPFIDALIAKMTLAEKAGQLSLMASAWGGSTVINPASGSNANFEQQVEEVRKGMLTGVFNGSGTHMCRIMQTAAMKESRLKIPLIFAADIIHGHRTIFPVPVGEAASFDPALAERTAAAASYEAAAAGIDWTFAPMVDVARDQRWGRTMEGAGEDVHLGNLFAAARVKGFQGASLKAIDTMMACAKHFAAYGAAEAGLDYNTVDVSERTLREVYFPPFQAAFGAGALSAMSSFNEISGIPSNGNEWLMRTVLRDEWKYQGFVVSDYTGDMEMIDHGFAADAREATKIAFMAGVDMSMTSGFYRDHLPDLVEKGEVPMARVDESVRKVLAIKAKLGLFEDPFRRIDEKREAARSRTKATLALSREMAKKSIVLLKNEGDVLPLRKGGQKIAIIGPFAAGQHDLNGPWCVYGDNKLAIDLETGVRNALGKNAQITVVEGSQVEAPLPGGIEAAVAAARNADVVLLAIGESERMSGEAQSRTSITVPAPQQALAEAVAATGKPVIVVLKNGRALALEGAVKNAPAILVTWFLGSESGNAIADVLFGDYSPSGRLPMSFPREPGQQPFYYSHKPTGRPNPSDDKLEEYKTHYRSIPNSALYPFGHGLTYGKIDYANLTPDKGTLAWDGEIAFTATITNRGTRAAEEVVQLYIRDRAASITRPVRELKAFRKIALAPGASETVRFVLKRAQLEFIGRDLKPTVEPGLFDVWIAPSAQAQGVHSTFTLTA; encoded by the coding sequence ATGCTCGACACCCGGATTTCCCGCCGCGGGGCGCTGATGGGCGCTGGTGCGATCGCGGCGTGGCTCCACAGCCCGGCGCATGCGCTGCTTAGCCAGGCTGCAACGGTCGAGGTTCCTCCGTTCATCGACGCGCTGATCGCCAAGATGACGCTCGCCGAAAAGGCGGGCCAGCTCAGCCTGATGGCTTCGGCCTGGGGCGGCAGCACCGTGATCAACCCTGCCAGCGGCTCGAACGCCAACTTCGAACAGCAGGTCGAGGAAGTCCGCAAGGGCATGCTCACCGGCGTGTTCAACGGCAGCGGTACGCATATGTGCCGGATCATGCAGACTGCGGCGATGAAGGAGTCGCGGCTCAAGATCCCGCTGATCTTCGCCGCGGATATCATTCACGGCCACCGCACCATCTTCCCGGTTCCGGTGGGCGAAGCCGCGAGCTTCGATCCGGCGCTGGCGGAAAGGACTGCGGCCGCTGCATCCTACGAGGCCGCTGCCGCGGGTATCGACTGGACCTTCGCGCCGATGGTCGACGTCGCACGCGACCAGCGCTGGGGCCGCACCATGGAGGGCGCGGGCGAGGACGTGCATCTCGGCAACCTCTTCGCCGCGGCGCGCGTGAAGGGCTTCCAGGGCGCCAGCCTCAAGGCGATCGATACGATGATGGCCTGCGCGAAGCACTTCGCCGCTTATGGCGCGGCCGAAGCGGGGCTTGATTACAACACCGTCGACGTATCGGAACGGACGCTGCGCGAAGTCTATTTCCCGCCCTTCCAGGCGGCGTTCGGCGCGGGCGCACTGTCGGCCATGTCCTCGTTCAACGAGATTTCCGGAATCCCCTCGAACGGCAATGAGTGGCTGATGCGCACCGTGCTGCGCGACGAGTGGAAATATCAGGGCTTCGTCGTTTCCGATTATACCGGCGACATGGAGATGATCGACCACGGCTTTGCCGCCGATGCCCGCGAGGCGACCAAGATCGCCTTCATGGCCGGGGTCGATATGAGCATGACCAGCGGCTTCTATCGCGATCACCTGCCCGACCTGGTCGAGAAGGGCGAGGTGCCGATGGCGCGGGTCGATGAATCGGTCCGCAAGGTGCTGGCGATCAAGGCCAAGCTCGGCCTGTTCGAGGACCCGTTCCGCCGCATCGACGAGAAACGCGAAGCCGCACGCAGCCGCACCAAGGCGACGCTGGCGCTTTCGCGCGAGATGGCGAAGAAGTCGATCGTCCTTCTGAAGAACGAGGGCGATGTCCTGCCGCTGCGCAAGGGTGGGCAGAAGATCGCGATCATCGGCCCGTTCGCCGCGGGCCAGCACGACCTCAACGGCCCCTGGTGCGTCTATGGCGACAACAAGCTCGCCATCGATCTCGAAACCGGCGTGCGCAACGCGCTGGGCAAGAACGCGCAGATCACGGTGGTGGAGGGCTCGCAGGTCGAAGCCCCGCTTCCCGGCGGGATCGAAGCCGCGGTCGCCGCTGCCCGCAACGCCGACGTCGTTCTGCTCGCGATCGGTGAGAGCGAGCGCATGTCGGGCGAAGCACAGTCGCGCACGAGCATCACCGTTCCCGCGCCGCAGCAGGCGCTGGCCGAGGCCGTGGCCGCGACCGGCAAGCCGGTGATCGTCGTGCTCAAGAACGGCCGCGCGCTCGCGCTGGAGGGCGCGGTCAAGAACGCGCCCGCGATTCTCGTCACCTGGTTCCTGGGGTCGGAGAGCGGCAATGCGATCGCCGACGTACTGTTCGGCGACTACAGCCCCTCGGGCCGCTTGCCGATGAGCTTCCCGCGCGAGCCGGGCCAGCAGCCCTTCTACTATTCGCACAAGCCCACCGGCCGTCCGAACCCGAGCGACGACAAGCTCGAGGAATACAAGACCCACTATCGCTCGATCCCGAACTCGGCGCTCTACCCGTTCGGTCATGGTCTGACCTACGGCAAGATCGACTATGCGAACCTGACGCCCGACAAGGGAACGCTGGCCTGGGATGGGGAGATCGCCTTCACCGCGACGATCACCAACCGCGGCACCCGCGCGGCGGAGGAAGTGGTTCAGCTCTACATCCGCGATCGCGCCGCGAGCATCACCCGCCCGGTCCGCGAGCTCAAGGCGTTCCGCAAGATCGCGCTCGCGCCCGGCGCGTCGGAAACGGTGCGCTTCGTGCTGAAGCGCGCGCAGCTCGAATTCATCGGCCGCGATTTGAAGCCTACGGTCGAGCCGGGCCTGTTCGACGTCTGGATCGCGCCGTCGGCTCAGGCGCAGGGGGTTCATTCGACCTTCACGCTTACCGCCTGA